A window of Misgurnus anguillicaudatus chromosome 3, ASM2758022v2, whole genome shotgun sequence genomic DNA:
TAAAGTTTAATGCGTACTCATTCAATCTCGCTTTATATCCCTGTAGATCCTCAGATGTTATAATTCctcctgaattacaacaaacaaacCAATAAGACAGAGTCAATTATTTGGTCTGCGGACCCTCAAACATCAATACAGGGAAATAATATGATGACATCACCTGCGGCCTGGATGTCCTTCACTATGTTCTGGGTCAGGGATCCGTTGTAAAAAGCATTTGGCCCATGTTTTGATATTGTCTCATATGTGTCAGCTAGTTTGAGAAAATGTATTGTATCATTTTCCTTCCAAAGAGTATTGTTGGATTTACAAAACACTTCACTGGAAAGAGAGGAAAATGAGCAGACACTAAATGAATGGAAATTGTTACAAAGTGatgcaaaaatgcaaaatacaactCTTACCACCATATGGTGTCATTCAGAATCGAGACATTATTCTCTTTGATGGCTTCACCCAGGGCACGGCCAATTTTAACACCCTCGCGTGCCAACTTTATACTGGGCTCAAACAGTTCACTCCATTTTAGTCTTCCATGCCTATTGTGTGCCATCTCGAAACCACGGATGAGTCCTGGTACACCAATGGACAATCCACCTGTGGGGCAGTCGAGTCATTTACAAGAGTTAAAATGAAAAATCATCAAACAGCTAACTTTGCTGTTCTCGTAATAACTAAATTCATTGTAAATGTTGTAAAATCATTATGGACACTGCATTTGGGGACATGTGGTTTACCTGTCTCTGCTTTTTGGGGGTCTTTGTCAAACATGTCTGCTGAAGCTTTCATTGGAGCAGTTTCTCTGGCATCAATGACCTCCACCCTTCCTGTTCGGTATCAGCAAACgtattacttttatttatcaAGATTAAAAACATTCAGAAAGAAAACTATGTTGTAAGGCTTGTATTTCATCATAAcccagatagcatgcaaccattgaaacaatATCACATTTgcaccctccattaatattggaaaaatgaaaaatggaacaaatcaccattattgtgatcagtgtttgctttagttgggcccttgactcttgtgttttaatggtacGTTTTCTTTGGCTGTTAAAGCAGTGTtgaaatttcaatatttttcaatattaatggagggtgcaaacctgatattgtttcaatgcaattaacattgacaaatcaactgttattaacattgtttcaatgatTGCATGCTATCTGGGAAGTTTACCTTAATGGTTTAGCTAGCCCAGTGGTCAATGTGGTATAGTACATATCTAAACCTGGACCAACATACATACCTGTAGATGCATTGTATATGGTGAACACCACTCCTCCTCCTATTCCCATACTGTGAGGATTAAACAGACCGACACACAACAGAGTAGCGATAGCTGCATCGACTGCTGAACCATTCTTCTCCTTCAAGATGTCCCTATCAACGACCAAGATTTTCTTCAATATAATGCAGACggtttttaaagttttcataTAGCATGCTGTGAATCTCTCTGACGagtaacattaatgttattcGGGGTCTTTGAATTCATACCTGCCAACCTCAGAGCATCTCCCAGCATCTGCAGCCACTGCTACATGAGGATAACATTTCTCATTGGGTTTCACTGTGGGCTTCACATTGAGTTTCTTAACCATCACAACAATCACAGTAACCGCAGTAAAGAACAGCAAACATCTAGGAGTAAAGTATGAGATGTGCGTTACACAAACACAATACAAATGTCATGGTTTTGCACTTTTTCAATTTTATGAAACACTGTGAGATTAGCATAAAAGGATTCACCAATTAATGTATGTAttcttattataataaataaatactagaTTTACCtgtgttttgtttcacaatcaaacaacatttttttatcTATTGTGTTAGTTTGCCATCAACGTggatcaaaaatattttttatatattatattatattaaatacaaaTTTTCTGGTTTAATTTAACCCATTACTGGTTTTGTCCCATTTTGACCCAATGATGGGTTGAAAACCcccagcatttttatttttagaatgCAGACTTTCACATCGTCCACTTTTCAACATATTTCACTCTGCTACAATTTTATGTACAGCACATACTACAACTTATTATGGGCCTCAAAATGAAGGTGCATTGTTATAAATGTATATGTTCAGACATAAGACATAGAAAACAAGCCGTATAATATCATAATAAACAGATAATTACCTTGTGAGATTCCACTGACATGATATTGTGTATTGTGACGTCTTGTATCTAAAAATCCGTCCTTCATGTGGATCCATCTTGTGGACTAAGTTACtgtaaaagttaaaattaaacTCCTGAGAGGTTTAAAGCCATGATCTCAGCATTTGTGCAAACTGTCTGATCAGCTTAAGGCGGTTTTAAAAATCATATGTCTTATGTGGCTTATAGAGGATTTCACTTCCAgatttttcaaaattgtttcCAAAGGACAAAAATTACAACATTGCACAACACTGGATTGGGATCGCGGTCAAGGCAGTGCAACATAATAACATCTAAAAGTTCACCCAATATTATCAGTCATATCTGAtcgtaaaacacaaacaaatatatgCTGAcaataattttgtttgatttctgTTCAAAACTTAACGGTAAAATTAATGCAACTTCTTTATCTCATCTTATGTGGACTCATAATAAAtgagaaaatatattacatacagCAGGGCTAGTCAGTATAAATATTTGTAGATTAAAGGCTCTTGCGATGaaatgagcttctctcccatgtTGACATGaatttacgattaaactgaaatttcattaagactgccactagggggcgaacttcGACAGTCGTATCCAAATTTTTTGTACAATGCAAAGGCGGTTTAGCCTATatgtctttaaaatattaaaaagaaaacaggaagtgcaattttagtcattgGTAGATAGAATCATGCAATCTAACgatttatgaaagttaaacaaTTATAAACAAAAGAAGTGTAAAAGTTTTCATTACAATTAGTGGTATACAAAATGATTGTGTTGATTATTTATACTTGCacttttttgtgcaatgttcATAAGCTCttgcaatgttaaactgcaattgcttttaaataaaaaaaatacccGGTCttggtttttaaagtttttaaggcatttatttaaaattattttctatatttAAGTGTACATTTCTGAATTGTCACGTCTATAACTAAGAAATGTCATGTCTGTATTTCATCCTCATAAATGCACAAAAattaaaggcagagtgcacaatgtttgaaagtcaatgttgacatttgaaatcacccaaacaaacacgcccctaccccaatagaatctagaccttcttttgatagatccaccccacacatatgcaaccccgGCAAGGATATCGGTTAGACAcggcccttactgctgattagcTAGTAAAATGTAAGTGTGTTTTGTTTGTCGGCCCGACTCCATTTTCCAAAACGTTTCTCAAAcgttgtgcactccgcctttaaattaaatataaaattttcttTGAAAAGCCATCCTTTATTCATTTATTGCGTATTATTGCTTAGTTTGTGCATTTTACAAAATCCTACAAAATATGTTGTCTCCAAAAAATCTCCTTTAttgtcacactgtaaaaaatactttgctgccttaaaattaaaattttttgttaatttcaacttactattatttatcttgactagagatgagttgttataactacaggtgagtcaactatattttataagttgtgacaactcatctttgttgacaggacttgtaaatctgagttgatttaacaaaaaattttaaggcagcaaagtattttttacagtgcacataaCACATGCATGTTTCCCTCATCTTAAACAGAAAACACGCAGTTAGACTGATATGCAtaaatgcattctctgagaATTTATATTTCAAGTTTTGACTGCAAATTTCACATAAGGCTGGAATTGCTTGTGTGACTATCCAATAATTCAGTAAAAATGACTATTGATCtggtttaaaattattttattgtattgacGAAAACAAGCAAGCTAAATGACAGAGTGATACgagatacatttacatttagtcatttaacagatgcttttgtccaaagccaCTTTGtgaacaatagaagcaattgtaagcaacacaagaacagcaatacataagtgcactagaactagtctcatcaagtctaaCACTGTATACATAGCCAAGGGTCAGTTTTTGAATGACAGAGAATATAaagataaaaatagaaaaagacATTAGTAAGTGAGATGTTGGTGGAAGAGATACATGATCATCACTAGAATGCAGAGAACTGTGTCTCCAGCTAAGAATTTAGTGAACAGttcaggcccggattggccatggggagaaccgggaggattcccggtgggctggtctgtttttttggccacgagggccggtgttgtcatgccactgggatgacgcgtatttgcgggtgagagatgtctccgccgctttatgcacaagttgattgtgtcccgagtcccgaccactttggaagaattcttgcattagggttcattgacatctaaaacgcatgggaaacgcaggacgtgccgctgtcttctggttttcaaagcgcttacttgaacacgagttttgtttcagacgcgtctatattgagtgcgcttgccggccgcgcgtctattatattttaaataaacttgagcgcgtcttttgagtgcgcttgccggccgcgagTCTATTATATTGTAAATAAACTTGAACGCCTCTTTTGAGTGCGTTCGCCGGCCACgtgtctatattttaaataaacttgagcgcctATTTTGAGTGCgctcgccggccgcgcgtctatatttaaaataaacttgagcgcgtcttttgagtgcgcttgccggccgcgcgtctatattttaaataaacttgagggcctcttttgagtgcgctcgccggccgcgcgtctattatattttaaatgaacttgagcgcgtcttaatacaaacgggtTGGCCAAAaggaaaagaatttacaaaacgttttatccaagtcatagatgaattctctatgaatagtcattattcatcgtttattgcaagaggaacaaaaatctatttgatgcaaaactcattagtttatttgaaaaaagtagtttcaaatgatgttttctttttttaacacattgtaggcctacgttatttagcaatagacatgatctaagtactaaacaaagatacagattttttcccatttgtttccaatgcatacttgataaatcttgcttgtgtatatatcaggggtttccaaacgttatcaacccaacagttaatctcaagactcaccattttttagaaatagaaatatagaggaaaacacaaacacatttgtttcctttagtttttgaataagtttactttagtaatatcatggtcttatggtagggtataattgtttactgcatttgcacggaatatgaaattatatatttgaaaaatagtgaattgcaaggctgcggagaacagtgcactactgcagacttatactactgagggtttaaagatattattttaatagtcagtcgtgaactaaagtgggccggtctaaggcatgaaactccagggctgaaaatgagtcccactccggccctggaacagtttgttgttgttCAATCTGACAGAGAGACACAGAGCAGTCATAAACTCTAACAGCACCATACAGAGGTTCAGTGAATGTTGTGTTgaatgtgtgtaagtgtgttagTGTTTGTGTATCAGAGACGCTGTAGAAGGACAAAGTGCCAGCCGACCAGTCCAGATAAACTCCTACTCTATTAGATGGAGGTGAAGGTGCAGGTATATCTCGGTTTGTATTATTGTGCCAAGCGCTGTATCTGTCAGAAATACAGAAGAGACACCAGGACATTTCATTGTATCCTAATCTACTCAGATTTCCTCCGTCCCTGCTGATTCCTTCATACGTCATACCGATATAACTCCAGCCGGTCCATTCGGCCTCCCAATAATGGCGTCCAGAGAAACTCTCTTTAGACAAAATCTGCTCGTAGTGTTTAAATCGGTCTGACCGATCAGGATACGGCTGGGGATCTTTCACATACGTTAACTTTCTGTTTCCTTCAGACAGAACGAGACGAACGTTTGCTGTGTTCGGATCCAGTGTGAGATCACAGGCATCTGAATACAAGAAGACTTGAAATTTATTACATAAAGTCGCATAAATACCCAGAAAAGGTGTGACCACATCAagaaatgaaacatttttgtaGATACAGCTGTTGGAAAATGTAATAACCATGGCCACAGGTATGCAGTTTTGTACTCCATTTAGTGAAGTTTATAGATATTACAAAGAAAGATTCAGgtttttaactgcaaaaatgtacactgtaaaaacgaatacgctggatttacttaaaaatatagtgcatcatttttgcatccaaaaattgcataaattgcttaaaattcaatgttatacttaaaaatatagtgcataattttttcatccatttttttaagtaaaatcaagcctttctttttttcagtgtactttaTAATTTAACCCTTTCAAACAGGTTTGcaacatacaaagtttttctaGGAATGCGACACCTATATAAATActtagtttttaaatataatgtaaaatttacaaaaaagctttttggtaacatatttcaaaatatgtttcagcaaatatattaaatattattttaattgttttaaaaaactacaattatatttgaaaatatttattttttagaaatcttTTGGCTTATATCTGCCAAACAgtcttatcaaaaatcattTAATATGGTTGGGAGTTTCTCTATGAAACAGAACTAGAAGTGAAAAAAAATTGACATATATTTAGACACGAATAAATCCAGAGCTCAGGGGAATTCTGATTTTAGCACATAAAAGTACAAATAGGATacgcaaaaatgtaaattagtCCATTTTACGCCACACATTGTGGATGATTCTCACATAATCCTTTAAGGGCAGTTCACATTTCATGTCTTTTGCGCGCAAAAAAATAGGTTATGTTGAATGTTGTTGTGTGGCATGCACGCTGAAATGGAGAGCAACATGGTTGCAATGCGTACGTGGTATAAAGCACTCCAGGTATTAAGGTGCCATAGCCAGCCAAGAAAAAAGCAGGAGAGAAGACAGCATTTTCCACACAATTTTAGATGCAAAATGTGAATCACCACTGAGACAACCCAAAAAATGTGTCTGTTATATACACATTATGAACAAAAGTATTGGGACATCTTACACAAACAGGGACTTTACATTGTCTTCTGCTTCATGGCTGAGTTACTGTTGTCCATAAATGCTTCCCCTTTACAATAAAACCACTTACAGCTTACAGTAAAATATCCAGCAGAGTTTAACTTTCACAAACCGTCTTATTGCAACAGTACCGCACTTGGAAGTCACCGAGCTTTTTAGAACCACCCATTTTGTTTAATCCATGACTGGGTGCTTGATATGTCAATGGGTCTGATTGAAACACCTAAATTTAATAATGCTGTCCCCCAACACTTTTGTCCATATAGTGTGACAGTGATGTCAATCCAGTCCAGTTAGTCATTCTCTAACCaatgtattattttacattatgtatgtGTACCGAGTGGGATTTGGGCTCCCAACTGGACCAAgaaaaagagaagaaaaaaaaatccactttcATTTCCCTGAAGCCAGAGTAATCTGTATGAGAGGAAGTGTAATATTcttgtatgtaaataaataaataaataaataaataaataaataaataaatatatatatatatatatatatatatatatatatatatatataacttgttttactttgtgtgtgctgtattcacatttgtttttatgtAGGAACCTTGAAAAGCTACTTTAAAGTTGCtatatcaaaataaatgtattattaatattattattacatgACTTACATTTTCTCAATCCTGGTGTGATTCTAAAATGTCCTCCATGCTTCAGACTAGAGAAAGACAAACACAATCTGGTTGGTGTCTCCTGTAATTCAAATCCAAAACTGCCTCCCTAACCCTTCATTTGTCCCATTTACCATGATATTTGTTTGCCTGAATAAACCATTTTAAATTAGATTTAGGGGTGATTAAACACAAAAAGCTACTTAAATCAAGATGAACTTAAGACTTATAAGCACAAATTGATAATAAATACCCCACATACTTGAGTTTCTTCAGTGTACAGTTGGAATCGTTGAGTCTCTGAGAGAGCATCTGTCGTCCTGAGTGTTGTGGGTGATTGTAGCTCAGATCCAgctctctcaggtgtgatgatGGGTTTGAACTCAGAGCTGAAGCCAAATAACAACAACCTTCATCTGTCACCATACAACCCGATAATCTACAGAGAGATCACACATCAACATCAGTCAGTTCATCCTCTTTAGTTATAAATCAGTAAATCAGTATCTAGAGATAAATACCTCAATGTGTGTAGTTTACAGTTTGGACTCTTGAGAGCATCACAGAtgagcttcactcctgaatcctgCAGGTCATTGTTACTCAGATCCAGATCTCTCAGAGGTAAGTTTGAGGATTGGAGACATGAAGACAATGTTTTACAGGACTCAACCGTGAGATTACAGTCAGCAAGTCTAAAGAAAGTAATTTTATTGACATTTTCTTAATATTGGCTTTATAAGAAGaaacctgtaaaaataaaaactcacATAGCTCTTGTGCAGTTACTGACAGCTGGTATGAGTCTTCTTCTCCCCTCCTCTGTTGTGTTGTATTTCTTCAGATTCAGTTCATCCAGCACCTCCTCTGACATCTGAAGCATGTAGGCTATTGCTGAACAGTGAGCAGCAGAGAGTTTCTTCTCTGAGTGTTTGTCTGATCTCACAAACTCCTCAATCTCTCTGTACAGAGTCTGATCATTCACTTCAAGAAGACACAGAAACAGATTGATGGATCTGTCAGCCGAGAGATCTTCATTATGCTTGACTTTATCTTTAATGTACTGTGTGATTTCACCGATGGTTTCTGAGGTGTCCACCGTGTGTGTCAGTAGATCCTTTAAGAGTCTCTGATTGGACTCCAGTGAGATGCCCAGCAGGAATCGCAGGAAAAGATCCAAATGTCCAGCTTCACATTTAAGAGCATCatctactgcacctttaagcaattTCTGGACTGAAGCAAAATACTTCAAGGTTTCCATTGTTGTGCTTACATAATACTGAAACACATAAAATGCAGCCAGAAACTCCTGAAAGCTGAGATGTATGAAGCAGTAGATTTTCCTCTGATGCATCACAGATTCCTCCTTAAAGATCTCAGTACAAATCCCAGAATACACTGAGGCGTCAGTGATGTCTATGCCAGACTCTCTCAGCTCCTCCTCATAAAACATCACATTACCCTTCATCAGCTGTTTGAAAGCCAGTTCAGACAGTTTGACAATCACTTCTCTGTTGGACTGCAAGAGTTTCTCTGGATCTCTCTCATCATACTTCTCATTCTTCATATTCATCTGAATCAGCAGGAAGTGGATGTACATTTCAGTCAGAGTTTTAGGGATTTCTGCTCTCTCATTGTCTTGTTTCAGGATGTTTTGAAGCACAGTGGATGAGATCCAACAGAAGACTGGTATGTGACACATGATGTGGAGACTTCTTGATCTTCTGACATGTGAGATGATTCTGCTGGCTTGATGTTcatcactgattctcttcctgaaataTTCCTCCTTCTGAGCGTCATTGAATCCCTGGATTTCTGTCAAACGGTTGATGTATTTAGATGGgatctgattggctgctgctggtctggaggtgatccagatgagGGCAGAGGGAAGCAGATCTCCTTTCATGAGGTTTGATATCAACACAGGCACTGATGAAGTCTCAGTCACATCAGAAACTTTCTCAGCATCTGAAAACATCAGTGTCATTCTGTTTTCATCCAGACCATcaaagatgaacacaactttacACTCATCATAAATCTTTGGGTCCAGATCTTGAAGTTCTGGATGAAAGTCAAGCAGAAGTTTGTGAAGACTGTACTGTTCATCTTGAATCAAGTTCAGCTCTCGAAACGGAAGCACAAACATGAAATCTACATCCTGATTGGCTGTTCCCTCGGCCCAAtccagaatgaacttctgtacagagacGGTTTTTCCAATTCCAGCGATGCCTTTAGTAAGAACGCTCTTGATTTTGTCTTTCCTCTCTCTTCTTTTCTCTGTTTTATATTCTGGTTCAGGTAAgggtttaaagatgtcattgCAGTAGATTGTTGTGTCTTGTAAGTGTTGTGTTCTGGTGTTTTTCTCCATGTGTAAAACTTCATGTTCTTCATTCACTCCTTCACTCTCTCCCTCTATGATGTACAGTTGTGTGTAAATCCTCTTCAGGAGGGTTTGATTTTCTTGAAGTGTAATTCCCTCAAATAAACTCTCATGCTTGTTCTTCGTGATGGTTTTGTGTTGGTCTTTAACTTTCAGCAGATTCACTGGTTTACAAGAATCTTGCTGCAGGTCTTTAGTAAGATAATCTCTATCCAACCTGAATAAAATTGAGTGAGATACAACATGTTTTCAGCTGCTGTTATGATCAGTTTACAGATCATTCATTTTCTTATCCTTAGATTGTATCCTGATATTGTTGCTTTAACCTGTATTATTAATGTAGACTGCAGACACATGTGTGCAAATAATGAACTaccaatttaagaatttttcttATAATATCATATTATCACATTTATCATTTAGTGGATATTTGGAAAACTGCAGGTAAGAGAACCACGACACACAAATAAACCTGCTCATTAATTTTTTATATCGAAAATTCATTTTACATAAGGGGCAACATGTTTATTTGCATTATAATCATTATGTACGTAGTTACATATctgcaaaaatatattatttatttcattttaaaaatattatttatcttaCCCTGGGTTAGAGGTCACTGCTCCATCATTGAATGTAACGGGAGTATTCATTGATTTGTTAGTCTTTATTGACACGCAGCTGTTTTCAGGAAATTCTGCAATTTCTTCATCTTTCTCCTCAGAGAAACTGACCGTCTTTGCTCTTCTCATTCTCCTTAGGTCTTGAAAGAAAATGTATACCTATATGTATGTTTATGAATCatgcatttataaataaaagttatATTTATGTTACAAGGTATATTTCAGAGATGACAGTACCCAAGATGTTTGCAGTCGAATTCCCCCAAAATGTAACTTCCTGGTTAAAATGTGGGGGTATTAAAGTTTGGCAaacatataaaacaataaacactTAACTTGAGTTCTTGTTGAAGCTCACTTCTGTACCTGTCAAATTACATTAAGCCCAGTTTATAAACTACATTACAATAGATCTTTGTGAAAATTAACCACTGTTTTAttgtagtaaaagtgtagtaaacatgtttttcaGGAAATGTATTAACATTACTAccacccttacaaaaattaaccacggttttattgtggtaaaagtgtagtaaccatgttttttggtgaattgattactatgagcaaaaccatggttttactacactaaccatggtttaactatggtttttgaaaaccatgtttttttggttttaactgtagtaaaaccatggttaattttcgtaagggcatAACTAAACGTTTTATTAAAGCACTTTTTGCGAGCCATAGAAAATTGTTTAGGCTGCTAGAAATAAAACCATAAACATGTTTAGTTTTCGTGAAAACCAGTACAGTGTACGTTTGCTCCTTAATcaggaataaacgaagaaaatctt
This region includes:
- the LOC129445299 gene encoding NACHT, LRR and PYD domains-containing protein 3 produces the protein MRRAKTVSFSEEKDEEIAEFPENSCVSIKTNKSMNTPVTFNDGAVTSNPGLDRDYLTKDLQQDSCKPVNLLKVKDQHKTITKNKHESLFEGITLQENQTLLKRIYTQLYIIEGESEGVNEEHEVLHMEKNTRTQHLQDTTIYCNDIFKPLPEPEYKTEKRRERKDKIKSVLTKGIAGIGKTVSVQKFILDWAEGTANQDVDFMFVLPFRELNLIQDEQYSLHKLLLDFHPELQDLDPKIYDECKVVFIFDGLDENRMTLMFSDAEKVSDVTETSSVPVLISNLMKGDLLPSALIWITSRPAAANQIPSKYINRLTEIQGFNDAQKEEYFRKRISDEHQASRIISHVRRSRSLHIMCHIPVFCWISSTVLQNILKQDNERAEIPKTLTEMYIHFLLIQMNMKNEKYDERDPEKLLQSNREVIVKLSELAFKQLMKGNVMFYEEELRESGIDITDASVYSGICTEIFKEESVMHQRKIYCFIHLSFQEFLAAFYVFQYYVSTTMETLKYFASVQKLLKGAVDDALKCEAGHLDLFLRFLLGISLESNQRLLKDLLTHTVDTSETIGEITQYIKDKVKHNEDLSADRSINLFLCLLEVNDQTLYREIEEFVRSDKHSEKKLSAAHCSAIAYMLQMSEEVLDELNLKKYNTTEEGRRRLIPAVSNCTRAILADCNLTVESCKTLSSCLQSSNLPLRDLDLSNNDLQDSGVKLICDALKSPNCKLHTLRLSGCMVTDEGCCYLASALSSNPSSHLRELDLSYNHPQHSGRQMLSQRLNDSNCTLKKLNLKHGGHFRITPGLRKYACDLTLDPNTANVRLVLSEGNRKLTYVKDPQPYPDRSDRFKHYEQILSKESFSGRHYWEAEWTGWSYIGMTYEGISRDGGNLSRLGYNEMSWCLFCISDRYSAWHNNTNRDIPAPSPPSNRVGVYLDWSAGTLSFYSVSDTQTLTHLHTFNTTFTEPLYGAVRVYDCSVSLCQIEQQQTVPGPEWDSFSALEFHALDRPTLVHD